The following coding sequences lie in one Candidatus Nitrospira allomarina genomic window:
- a CDS encoding 3-deoxy-7-phosphoheptulonate synthase gives MAEPINNRNIIDITPLPTPKQMQSSLPLPEKTGQMVLQSRQAIRDILHGRDSHRLLVIIGPCSIHDPEAAILYAERLKLVADRIQEHALIVLRTYFEKPRTTVGWKGLINDPHLDGSCEIGGGFELARSILLRINNLGLPCATEFLDPVTPQYISDLISWAAIGARTTESQTHREMASGLSMPVGLKNGTDGGLQVALNAMIAARHPQSFIGVNADGLTSVIKTNGNPDRHLVLRGGGGRVNYNPEDISEAVRCLTNEGIRRPVMVDCSHGNSEKDHTRQVPVAQSVIKQFTKGQLAIMGLLIESNLKPGNQKWEAGKPLEWGISITDACIGWEETEQLLEDLGEALDKSAKSKILTS, from the coding sequence ATGGCCGAACCAATTAATAACCGAAACATTATCGATATTACCCCACTTCCGACCCCAAAACAGATGCAGAGTTCTCTCCCCCTGCCCGAAAAAACCGGACAGATGGTTCTCCAATCTCGGCAAGCCATTCGAGATATTCTTCATGGACGAGACTCACATCGCCTGTTAGTCATTATTGGCCCATGTTCGATACACGACCCGGAAGCGGCCATTCTCTATGCTGAACGCCTCAAACTGGTCGCTGATCGCATTCAGGAGCATGCCCTGATTGTCCTTCGAACCTATTTTGAAAAGCCCCGCACAACGGTGGGGTGGAAAGGACTTATCAACGACCCCCATTTGGATGGCTCCTGCGAAATTGGGGGAGGATTTGAACTGGCCCGTTCTATTCTACTGCGGATCAATAACCTAGGATTGCCATGCGCTACAGAATTTCTTGATCCTGTAACCCCCCAGTATATTTCCGACTTAATTAGTTGGGCGGCTATTGGCGCACGCACCACCGAAAGCCAAACCCATAGAGAAATGGCCAGTGGCCTATCCATGCCCGTTGGTCTTAAAAATGGTACGGATGGGGGACTCCAAGTCGCTCTCAATGCCATGATTGCAGCCCGACATCCTCAAAGTTTCATTGGGGTGAACGCCGACGGCCTTACCTCAGTAATCAAAACAAATGGCAATCCGGACCGACACCTTGTTCTTCGTGGAGGTGGTGGACGAGTCAATTATAATCCGGAAGATATCTCTGAGGCCGTGCGTTGCTTAACGAATGAAGGGATTCGTCGTCCGGTAATGGTTGACTGCTCTCATGGCAATTCAGAAAAAGACCATACCCGTCAGGTTCCCGTGGCTCAATCAGTTATTAAACAATTCACCAAGGGCCAACTCGCCATCATGGGCTTGTTAATTGAGAGTAATCTGAAGCCGGGCAATCAAAAATGGGAAGCAGGGAAACCCTTGGAGTGGGGAATATCAATCACAGATGCCTGCATCGGATGGGAAGAGACAGAACAACTTCTTGAGGATTTGGGGGAAGCCTTGGATAAGTCGGCTAAAAGTAAGATATTGACTTCATAA
- a CDS encoding PilZ domain-containing protein encodes MLSTSPHLSIGSNSIWLTFPSTPEKLLIQTYLLGLGADHSLLCALPKDPALSSLSCGIPCKGRSCIDEDIYEFETVIQEILTQPPTIRLGAPPNVSRQHPRSFPRLTVNMTGAVRPLSDKGKILAVLPVQLSNLSPTGCQFRVAPSAWPLVSSSHLHISCRLPGFSHFSKFSGTIEWVDPTVDLVIGTKFSFTSTQDPANQDVMRWYSSQRANLINTTA; translated from the coding sequence ATGCTTTCGACATCTCCGCACCTATCCATCGGCTCAAACTCCATTTGGTTGACCTTTCCCTCTACACCTGAAAAATTGTTAATCCAAACCTATTTATTGGGACTGGGAGCGGATCACTCCCTCCTTTGTGCACTCCCAAAAGATCCGGCACTCAGCAGTCTCAGTTGCGGGATTCCCTGTAAAGGTCGTTCATGTATCGATGAGGACATTTATGAATTTGAAACGGTCATTCAAGAAATTCTCACACAGCCTCCGACAATTCGATTAGGTGCCCCACCAAACGTTTCACGTCAACACCCTCGCTCATTTCCTCGTTTGACGGTCAATATGACTGGAGCCGTTCGACCACTCAGTGACAAAGGAAAAATCCTTGCTGTGCTACCTGTTCAGCTCAGCAATCTCTCCCCGACGGGTTGCCAGTTTCGCGTCGCACCTTCCGCATGGCCACTCGTCTCTTCATCACATCTCCACATTAGTTGTCGTTTGCCAGGATTTAGCCACTTTTCCAAATTTTCCGGAACGATTGAGTGGGTTGATCCCACGGTGGATTTAGTCATTGGCACCAAATTTTCATTTACCTCTACTCAAGACCCCGCCAATCAAGATGTCATGCGGTGGTATAGTTCTCAACGTGCCAATTTGATTAACACCACAGCTTGA